A genomic segment from Leptolyngbyaceae cyanobacterium encodes:
- a CDS encoding ATP-binding cassette domain-containing protein — protein MANVVAENLSKVYPVAVKESGLKGTLLHFLRRTYRSVKAVQSVSFQIDPGEVVGFLGPNGAGKTTTLKMLTGLIHPSSGKVKVAGYVPFRREEGFLQKITLVMGQKQQLLWDLPALDSLKVNAAVYNITDKDFRWRVGELTELLRLEGKLTQPVRKLSLGERMKAELLAALLHHPQVLFLDEPTLGLDVNAQVAVRDFLREYNQRYQATVLLTSHYMADITALCQRVLLIHQGQLIYDGSLDRLLERFAPYREVKVELAQPLAENVLLQYGELESIEGREVRFLVQREALTRTVARILAELEVLDLTVTDPPVEEVIGRVFSAGVAS, from the coding sequence ATGGCTAATGTTGTTGCTGAAAACTTGAGCAAGGTCTATCCAGTTGCTGTCAAAGAATCTGGGTTAAAGGGGACTTTGCTGCATTTTCTGCGTCGCACTTATCGCTCAGTGAAGGCAGTCCAAAGTGTTTCGTTTCAAATCGATCCTGGTGAAGTGGTAGGATTTTTAGGCCCAAACGGAGCAGGCAAAACTACTACGCTGAAAATGCTCACGGGATTAATTCATCCTTCCTCCGGTAAGGTGAAAGTAGCTGGTTATGTACCTTTCCGCCGAGAAGAAGGCTTTTTACAAAAGATTACCTTGGTAATGGGGCAAAAGCAACAACTGCTATGGGACTTACCAGCGTTAGATTCTCTAAAAGTAAATGCTGCTGTATATAATATTACCGATAAAGACTTCCGGTGGAGAGTAGGTGAATTAACTGAGTTATTGAGACTTGAGGGAAAGCTTACTCAACCTGTGCGTAAGCTTTCTTTAGGAGAGCGAATGAAAGCAGAGTTGCTGGCGGCACTTTTGCATCATCCCCAAGTACTTTTTTTAGATGAACCTACACTGGGACTTGATGTGAACGCGCAAGTGGCAGTGCGGGACTTTCTGCGGGAGTACAACCAGCGATACCAAGCTACAGTGCTTTTAACCAGTCACTATATGGCGGATATTACCGCTCTTTGTCAGCGGGTTCTGCTAATTCACCAGGGACAACTAATCTACGATGGTAGTCTTGATAGGCTATTGGAACGGTTTGCACCTTATCGAGAGGTGAAAGTTGAGCTAGCCCAACCTTTGGCTGAAAATGTGCTGTTGCAATATGGAGAGTTGGAATCCATAGAGGGGCGGGAAGTGCGTTTTTTAGTGCAACGAGAAGCACTTACTCGTACTGTTGCCCGTATACTTGCTGAATTAGAAGTGCTAGATTTGACTGTTACTGACCCACCAGTAGAAGAGGTGATAGGCCGAGTATTTAGTGCAGGAGTAGCCTCATGA
- a CDS encoding ABC-2 family transporter protein, with translation MKRVLRKARVLLSVYYAHMVEYRAELVLWVLAGSLPIILMGIWMQAAQGGQFGFTPAEFARYFLAVFFVRQFSIVWVIWEFEKEVVEGKLSSKLLQPLDPVWHHVASHISERFARLPFAILLFVLFFMLYPQAIWIPSLQAVLLCVLALTIAFVMRFLIQYTFAMFAFWIERAAAIDELWFLIYLFLSGVIAPLEVFPPLVREIVLWTPFPYLIYFPAALLVGQEVNVVKGFLVMFVWSLLFFICNRWLWRRGLKKYSGMGA, from the coding sequence ATGAAAAGGGTTTTGAGGAAAGCGAGAGTGCTACTGTCTGTCTATTATGCTCACATGGTGGAGTATCGAGCAGAACTGGTGCTTTGGGTTTTAGCTGGCTCTTTGCCAATAATACTGATGGGAATTTGGATGCAGGCAGCGCAAGGCGGTCAGTTCGGATTTACACCAGCGGAATTTGCACGCTACTTTTTGGCAGTTTTCTTTGTGCGACAGTTTTCTATAGTTTGGGTAATTTGGGAGTTTGAAAAAGAAGTAGTAGAAGGTAAACTTTCTTCTAAATTGCTACAACCGTTAGATCCGGTGTGGCATCACGTCGCATCTCATATTTCCGAACGCTTTGCTCGCTTGCCATTTGCCATATTGCTGTTTGTGTTATTTTTTATGCTATATCCCCAAGCTATATGGATACCGAGCCTGCAAGCGGTGTTGCTGTGCGTGCTAGCGTTGACGATCGCATTTGTGATGCGGTTTTTGATCCAATATACTTTTGCGATGTTCGCTTTTTGGATTGAAAGGGCTGCTGCGATCGATGAATTGTGGTTTTTGATATACCTATTTTTATCTGGCGTAATTGCACCATTGGAAGTTTTCCCACCGCTAGTGCGAGAAATTGTACTTTGGACTCCGTTTCCCTACCTGATTTATTTTCCAGCCGCTTTGTTAGTCGGGCAAGAAGTGAATGTGGTAAAAGGATTTTTAGTAATGTTCGTTTGGAGTTTGTTATTTTTTATTTGTAATAGATGGTTGTGGCGTCGGGGACTTAAAAAGTATTCGGGAATGGGCGCATAG